From one Montipora capricornis isolate CH-2021 chromosome 10, ASM3666992v2, whole genome shotgun sequence genomic stretch:
- the LOC138019825 gene encoding uncharacterized protein — protein MIEEVVGHIFTGFAEVVAGLHVSAVRKPSILSIAKYLIISVVVPGTAVIVYDDYFPIFEGVNLYLVLIIATPIMMVTPVLVFALFRFFGGKWLLNWHLKKTSRYLDFCQLPMEYKTVLLPKDSINWHYQLAGSSADHGFGFFPLPSSNAGIFPWSYPQLLQDVDVNLFYKPLYVSMESLIPTSPGYCKVVADQFRQDEFLQDCIVICGTESLLSGRLVSQKIGREFRGGNVEYNYPAMTFKAKLDGPRGKFRFDSDVVFGIKIQNSADVAYDWFIRVQNTFPNQLLNSVRALGCYIVHKHCLSIHSCHDFDWRITFAEAESTLFEHHADKLALKLCYNIIKFAVKQFSQRNNKSYPALKSYHLKTVILWIAEQSGKVPFDMYTINNNKTMGALLLHVISTYRQHIYSGYLQHYFIKDINILEPYGVEDRTAGMQLLDYFKMKPLSIVSNFDNANISRWKFEQFHIVSTLVAGACLWFNFYFSNIGTIFSPTSVVEQIYGVCTVFTLIMIVKIILD, from the coding sequence ATGATTGAAGAAGTAGTTGGCCATATTTTCACTGGATTTGCTGAAGTTGTAGCAGGCCTACATGTGTCAGCAGTGCGTAAACCATCAATATTGAGCATTGCAAAGTACCTGATTATATCTGTGGTTGTTCCTGGGACTGCAGTGATTGTTTATGATGACTACTTCCCAATATTTGAAGGAGTAAACTTATATTTAGTGCTGATTATTGCAACACCAATAATGATGGTCACTCCTGTGCTGGTATTTGCTTTATTTCGCTTTTTTGGTGGGAAGTGGTTGCTTAACTGGCACCTGAAAAAGACATCCCGATACCTAGATTTCTGCCAATTGCCCATGGAGTACAAAACAGTGCTTTTACCCAAAGATTCAATAAATTGGCATTACCAACTTGCTGGAAGCTCAGCTGATCATGGATTTGGGTTTTTCCCTTTGCCAAGCTCAAATGCTGGTATATTCCCATGGTCATATCCTCAGCTGCTTCAAGATGTGGATGTGAATCTGTTCTATAAACCATTGTACGTTAGCATGGAGAGTTTGATACCCACATCTCCAGGCTATTGCAAAGTGGTAGCTGATCAATTTAGGCAAGATGAGTTTTTGCAGGATTGCATTGTCATATGTGGAACAGAATCTTTGCTTTCTGGGAGACTGGTTTCCCAGAAAATTGGAAGGGAGTTTCGAGGAGGGAATGTAGAATATAACTACCCAGCAATGACATTTAAAGCCAAGTTGGATGGCCCTCGGGGGAAGTTTAGGTTTGACAGTGATGTTGTCTTTGGAATCAAGATACAAAACTCTGCAGATGTAGCTTATGATTGGTTCATAAGAGTTCAGAACACATTCCCAAACCAGCTTCTAAACAGCGTCAGGGCTTTGGGGTGCTACATTGTCCACAAGCACTGTTTATCAATTCATTCCTGCCACGACTTTGATTGGCGAATTACATTTGCAGAAGCAGAGTCAACGCTTTTTGAGCACCATGCTGACAAGTTGGCATTGAAATTGTGCTACAACATTATCAAATTTGCAGTCAAGCAGTTCAGCCAAAGGAACAACAAAAGCTATCCAGCTCTAAAATCTTACCACTTGAAGACTGTTATTCTTTGGATTGCAGAGCAAAGTGGAAAGGTTCCTTTTGATATGTACaccatcaacaacaacaaaacaatgggAGCTCTGTTGTTACATGTTATATCAACTTACAGGCAACACATTTATTCTGGTTATTTGCAGCACTATTTCATAAAAGATATAAACATTTTGGAGCCCTACGGTGTAGAAGATCGTACTGCGGGAATGCAGTTGCTAGATTACTTCAAAATGAAGCCATTGAGCATTGTATCAAATTTTGATAATGCTAATATTAGTCGATGGAAGTTTGAGCAGTTTCACATTGTGAGTACTCTGGTTGCGGGTGCATGTTTGTGGTTCAACTTTTATTTCTCAAATATTGGGACAATATTTTCACCCACTAGTGTTGTGGAACAAATCTATGGCGTGTGTACTGTATTTACTTTGATTATGATTGTTAAAATCATTTTGGACTGA
- the LOC138020201 gene encoding uncharacterized protein, which yields MPITQDKPDVILTTDASKIGWGAVCGDNKTGGCWDLDEQQYHINYLESKAVLLGLKSLCSGTQNKHIRIQSDNTTTVAYLNAMGGIKSLNCNDMAIQIWEWCSQRNIWISASHIPGSINVEADEDSRKINDSTECSLSMIVYKRLPQLWGPFQVDLFASRLNFKVPVYVSWRPDPGAMFTNALNELGSLLFLCVFPFQLDNPFPSEDRGGPIFRSASCSPVAHTTLVSSASTVIGGPPSPSTATQRSTDSTSQHNSSSIGKDPKTVSMSSLRQSILKRNISEAVTSIIMQSWAANTHKQYQPYVAQWLEFCRGRETNPYDPPIGTVLDFLVTLHVKGLKYSTLNTARSAISAVILPTNNHTIGTHPLVSRFMRGIYKSNPPTPKYHTTWNVQTVLTYLSAQDSVEKLDLKSLTLKLLMLIALVSAQRGQSIHMLDTACMKVTESSYEFSLPEHVKQSRPSFKTPSVILKAYPVNKALCVYSHLTEYLRRTQSVRGAETKLFISFVKPHKRVSRDTISR from the coding sequence ATGCCCATCACTCAGGACAAGCCTGACGTTATCCTTACAACTGATGCCTCAAAAATTGGCTGGGGGGCTGTATGTGGTGATAACAAAACTGGAGGCTGTTGGGACTTGGATGAACAGCAATATCACATTAACTATCTAGAGTCCAAAGCTGTCCTGTTAGGACTTAAGTCACTGTGCAGTGGGACGCAAAATAAACATATTCGCATTCAATCGGATAACACCACCACAGTGGCTTATCTCAATGCCATGGGTGGAATTAAATCTCTTAATTGTAACGACATGGCCATCCAAATCTGGGAATGGTGCTCTCAGAGGAATATTTGGATTAGTGCTTCCCACATTCCTGGCAGTATTAATGTCGAGGCAGATGAAGATtctcgaaagattaatgactcCACAGAATGCTCACTATCTATGATAGTTTACAAAAGGCTTCCCCAGCTTTGGGGCCCTTTCCAAGTAGACCTATTCGCTTCCAGGCTTAACTTTAAGGTCCCAGTTTATGTATCATGGAGACCAGATCCTGGTGCAATGTTTACTAATGCTCTTAACGAGTTGGGGTCCTTATTATTTTTATGCGTTTTCCCCTTTCAGCTTGATAACCCTTTCCCTTCAGAAGATAGAGGAGGACCAATCTTCAGGAGTGCTTCTTGTTCCCCTGTGGCCCACACAACCTTGGTTTCCAGTGCTTCTACGGTCATTGGTGGACCACCCTCGCCTTCTACCGCAACCCAGAGATCTACTGACTCAACCTCACAGCACAACTCCTCATCCATTGGGAAAGACCCTAAAACTGTTAGCATGTCAAGTCTCCGGCAAAGCATCCTCAAGAGAAATATTTCAGAGGCAGTTACATCAATCATCATGCAGTCCTGGGCTGCTAACACCCATAAGCAGTACCAACCATATGTCGCACAGTGGCTCGAATTTTGTCGTGGACGGGAAACTAATCCATATGATCCCCCTATAGGAACTGTGTTGGATTTTTTAGTGACCCTGCATGTTAAGGGTCTGAAATACTCTACTCTGAACACAGCAAGAAGTGCCATTTCAGCAGTTATTTTACCTACCAACAATCACACTATTGGTACTCACCCTCTGGTGTCAAGATTCATGAGAGGAATTTACAAGTCTAACCCACCGACACCTAAATACCACACCACCTGGAATGTCCAGACGGTGCTTACGTACTTATCAGCTCAGGACTCTGTGGAGAAGTTAGATCTGAAATCCTTGACACTTAAATTACTTATGCTTATTGCCTTAGTGTCCGCTCAAAGAGGACAAAGTATACATATGCTAGACACTGCGTGTATGAAAGTGACTGAATCGTCTTATGAGTTTTCATTACCAGAGCATGTCAAACAAAGCCGGCCTAGTTTTAAGACGCCATCAGTAATACTTAAGGCATACCCTGTCAACAAAGCTTTGTGTGTGTACAGTCATTTAACAGAATACCTTAGGCGGACACAATCTGTCCGAGGAGCCGAAACAAAACTTTTCATaagttttgttaaacctcacaAACGGGTCTCTAGGGACACAATCTCTAGGTGA